The Apium graveolens cultivar Ventura chromosome 11, ASM990537v1, whole genome shotgun sequence genome has a window encoding:
- the LOC141697781 gene encoding protein LIGHT-DEPENDENT SHORT HYPOCOTYLS 10 has product MDRGKELVEGSSRSGDPPPTPSRYESQKRRDWNTFGQYLRNQRPAVSLSQCNSNHVLEFLGYLDQFGKTKVHMQGCIFYGEPEPPAPCTCPLRQAWGSLDALIGRLRAAYEENGGSSETNPFASSAIRVYLREVKECQAKARGIPYKKKKKKCRRDDDSTSAPAPHFP; this is encoded by the coding sequence ATGGATAGAGGCAAAGAACTGGTAGAGGGATCGTCCAGATCCGGCGATCCCCCGCCAACCCCAAGTCGATACGAGTCGCAAAAACGACGTGATTGGAACACATTCGGACAGTACCTGCGAAACCAAAGGCCTGCAGTATCTTTGTCACAGTGTAACAGCAACCATGTCCTGGAATTCCTCGGCTATTTAGATCAGTTTGGAAAGACTAAAGTTCATATGCAAGGATGCATATTTTACGGAGAGCCGGAGCCTCCAGCACCTTGTACTTGTCCTCTAAGACAAGCTTGGGGCAGCCTGGATGCACTCATCGGACGACTTAGAGCTGCTTACGAAGAAAATGGAGGATCTTCGGAGACTAATCCGTTTGCTAGCAGCGCAATTCGTGTCTACTTGAGGGAAGTGAAGGAGTGTCAAGCTAAGGCAAGAGGTATTCCTtacaaaaagaagaaaaagaagtgTAGAAGAGATGATGATTCCACTTCTGCTCCTGCACCACATTTCCCTTGA